In Geotalea uraniireducens, one genomic interval encodes:
- a CDS encoding RrF2 family transcriptional regulator, whose amino-acid sequence MRLSTRAQYAVRAMVDLALHCQGTPVSLKEIAQREDIPLNYLEQLFNRLRRGKIVESVRGPGGGYLLARESSEILVGEIVATVEEPLNPVSCMDAATGRCSRPAACTTHNVWQKLGERIKTFLDSITLEDLVAEARGRHDE is encoded by the coding sequence ATGCGACTGTCGACACGAGCCCAGTATGCGGTGCGGGCCATGGTTGACCTGGCCCTCCATTGCCAGGGGACACCGGTTTCGCTCAAGGAGATCGCCCAGCGGGAAGATATCCCGCTCAATTACCTGGAGCAGCTGTTCAACCGGTTGCGGCGCGGCAAGATCGTCGAAAGCGTGCGCGGCCCCGGCGGCGGCTACCTGTTGGCGCGGGAGAGTTCCGAAATCCTGGTGGGGGAGATCGTCGCGACGGTGGAGGAGCCGCTGAACCCGGTTTCCTGCATGGACGCGGCGACGGGGCGCTGCAGCCGCCCGGCCGCCTGTACGACCCACAATGTCTGGCAGAAACTCGGCGAGCGGATCAAGACGTTTCTCGATTCGATTACCCTTGAAGACCTGGTGGCCGAAGCCCGCGGCCGGCATGACGAGTAG
- a CDS encoding helix-turn-helix domain-containing protein produces MEPIAGAGLSDDNFLKIVSLHDGNISEIARKLHISRTAVRKRLKRIQSSRAHDAGKVAVIVQQGFSGGLAESAAQLDIIQKYQQLLEPIEVNLKKVVEALDKPGRPNAVFIKTLTSLVREARGIVGDSFKVRKDLLDAQAVEIFMEAVLQLLDEHDSNTRAKIYAKLNRLGGAELANTLPATKSAVRGKS; encoded by the coding sequence ATGGAACCAATTGCCGGGGCAGGGCTGTCAGATGACAACTTTCTCAAAATCGTTTCACTCCACGACGGGAATATTTCCGAAATTGCCAGGAAATTGCATATATCCCGAACAGCCGTACGAAAACGTCTGAAGCGAATTCAAAGCAGCCGGGCGCATGACGCCGGAAAGGTCGCAGTAATCGTGCAGCAAGGTTTTTCGGGAGGGTTGGCCGAAAGCGCCGCGCAGCTAGATATTATTCAAAAATATCAACAACTTCTCGAACCGATTGAGGTGAATTTGAAGAAAGTCGTTGAAGCGTTGGACAAGCCCGGCAGGCCAAACGCTGTTTTCATTAAAACGCTAACCTCTCTTGTCAGAGAGGCACGGGGAATCGTTGGGGATTCGTTCAAAGTACGGAAAGATCTCTTAGATGCGCAAGCGGTCGAGATTTTCATGGAAGCTGTGTTGCAGCTCCTCGACGAACACGACTCAAATACTCGGGCAAAAATATATGCCAAGTTGAATCGGTTGGGCGGAGCTGAATTGGCAAATACATTGCCGGCGACAAAATCGGCGGTCAGGGGTAAGTCTTGA
- a CDS encoding tyrosine-type recombinase/integrase: protein MKGCRPLGIEEIGEVVKNFGGKYVKRDRALFLLGVKSGFRISELLSLRIADVISSGKMLDRVTVARKNMKKQVEGRTVLLHPDARASLREWVGQLDSWGVPDDHFLFLSRKGENRPMSRVHAWRILHGAFEAGGLKGKLGTHSMRKTFANRIYEALNFDLVRTQKALGHRNINSTVSYLSFREEDIDSAILAI from the coding sequence ATGAAAGGTTGCCGACCGCTGGGGATTGAAGAGATTGGTGAGGTGGTCAAGAACTTTGGCGGCAAATATGTCAAGCGTGACCGGGCACTTTTCCTTCTGGGGGTCAAATCCGGCTTCCGGATTTCTGAATTACTGAGTCTCCGCATAGCCGACGTGATTTCCTCTGGGAAGATGCTGGATCGGGTAACGGTAGCTCGCAAAAACATGAAGAAACAAGTCGAGGGCCGAACTGTATTGCTTCACCCGGACGCACGGGCCTCGTTGAGGGAATGGGTAGGCCAACTCGACAGTTGGGGCGTTCCAGACGATCATTTCCTTTTCCTTTCCCGTAAGGGAGAAAATCGACCGATGAGCAGGGTGCATGCATGGCGGATACTTCATGGCGCATTCGAGGCGGGTGGGCTTAAGGGAAAGCTCGGGACACATTCCATGCGGAAGACCTTTGCCAACAGAATTTATGAAGCTCTGAACTTCGACCTGGTGCGGACCCAGAAAGCGCTCGGTCATCGGAACATTAACTCGACAGTTTCTTATCTCAGCTTCCGCGAAGAAGACATCGACTCTGCCATTTTGGCAATTTAA
- a CDS encoding YcgN family cysteine cluster protein: METTDQSGDAWEALCQRCGLCCFEKFEDETGIVFFTSTPCRYLDVVSRQCVIYDRRFTINPECVKLTEELVRELNWLHDECAYRRALGLSRRPGRATAASGRQKAKEPDKNGKRK; encoded by the coding sequence ATGGAAACGACCGACCAATCCGGCGATGCCTGGGAAGCGCTCTGTCAGCGTTGCGGCCTCTGCTGCTTCGAAAAATTCGAAGACGAAACGGGCATTGTCTTTTTCACCTCGACACCCTGCCGTTATCTCGATGTGGTCAGCCGCCAGTGCGTCATCTACGATCGCCGCTTCACGATTAATCCCGAGTGTGTCAAACTGACCGAAGAACTGGTACGGGAGCTCAACTGGCTCCACGACGAATGCGCCTACCGCCGCGCTCTGGGCCTCAGCCGCCGGCCGGGCAGGGCGACGGCGGCAAGCGGACGGCAGAAGGCAAAGGAGCCCGACAAGAATGGGAAACGGAAATAA
- a CDS encoding ATP-binding protein, protein MKRQPQVVYLGSAGDLFARIGETLTRGDLDCELVAAGDSDNGLASAERADLVIAPLPDESNREQLLATIRGRYPDSPLICVTPRLDAEQAVDLVRLGATDLVLDDHLERLVPAMSRLLGGATGISSPERLARELESLQQEFKAFCHSVSHDLRAPLTIIDGFSKAILEDCADQLDDQGRTYLERIRVASCRMSRLIEALLTLSRLNRAPFHPEETDVSAIARTIEQELRYLHPERTVSVSIADNMTALADRRQLRTVIEQLLKNAWKFSEKQPEARIEVGETTREGITVFFVRDNGAGFNMAYADNLFAPFQRMHRTEEFPGDGIGLALVQRIVHRHGGQIWAEAEVDRGATFYFTLQ, encoded by the coding sequence ATGAAACGGCAGCCACAGGTGGTGTATCTCGGCAGCGCCGGCGATCTGTTTGCCAGGATCGGCGAAACCCTTACCCGAGGCGACCTCGACTGTGAGCTGGTCGCGGCGGGAGACTCCGACAACGGCCTGGCAAGCGCGGAGCGCGCCGACCTGGTCATCGCCCCACTCCCCGACGAGTCGAACCGGGAACAGCTACTGGCAACGATCCGTGGCCGCTACCCGGACAGCCCCCTGATCTGCGTCACGCCACGCCTCGACGCCGAGCAGGCCGTCGATCTGGTCCGGCTCGGCGCCACCGACCTGGTGCTCGACGACCACCTGGAGCGGCTGGTGCCGGCAATGAGCCGGCTGCTCGGCGGGGCAACCGGGATTTCGTCCCCGGAGCGGCTCGCCCGGGAGCTCGAATCGCTTCAGCAGGAGTTCAAGGCGTTCTGCCACTCGGTATCCCACGACCTCCGGGCGCCGCTCACCATCATCGACGGCTTCAGCAAGGCAATCCTGGAAGATTGCGCCGACCAGCTCGACGACCAGGGCCGCACCTACCTGGAACGTATCAGGGTCGCCAGCTGCCGGATGTCGCGGCTGATCGAGGCACTGCTCACCCTTTCCCGCCTCAACCGCGCCCCCTTTCACCCGGAAGAGACCGACGTCAGCGCCATTGCCCGCACCATCGAGCAGGAACTCCGCTACCTTCACCCGGAACGGACCGTATCGGTCAGCATCGCGGACAACATGACCGCCCTCGCCGACCGGCGCCAGCTCCGGACGGTTATCGAACAGCTCTTGAAAAACGCGTGGAAGTTCAGTGAAAAACAGCCGGAAGCGCGGATTGAAGTAGGCGAAACAACCAGGGAGGGGATAACGGTCTTTTTCGTGCGGGACAACGGCGCCGGCTTCAACATGGCCTATGCCGACAACCTGTTCGCACCGTTCCAGCGGATGCACCGCACCGAGGAATTCCCTGGCGACGGCATCGGTCTTGCCCTCGTGCAGCGAATTGTCCACCGGCACGGCGGCCAAATCTGGGCCGAAGCCGAAGTGGACCGGGGTGCCACCTTCTACTTCACCCTGCAATAA
- the cysE gene encoding serine O-acetyltransferase, giving the protein MFARLREDIQTVLERDPAARSKPEVFFCYPGLHAVWFHRLAHRLWQDRHYFMARLLSHVGRLLTGIEIHPGATIGRRLFIDHGMGVVIGETAEIGDDVTIYHGVTLGGVSLEKKKRHPTVADNAVIGSGAKVLGPFTVGAGSKIGSNSVVVKEVPANATVVGIPGRVVMAAERPKEKSDFEHGTLPDPEAKAISCLFEQLRELERKYSELATDHAALKREIEKKD; this is encoded by the coding sequence ATGTTCGCACGATTGCGGGAGGATATCCAGACGGTGCTGGAACGGGACCCGGCAGCCCGAAGCAAGCCGGAGGTCTTTTTCTGTTATCCCGGGCTGCATGCGGTCTGGTTCCACCGGCTGGCGCACCGGCTCTGGCAAGACCGGCATTATTTCATGGCCCGTCTTCTTTCCCATGTCGGGCGGCTGCTGACGGGAATCGAGATTCACCCCGGAGCGACCATCGGTCGCCGGCTGTTCATCGATCACGGCATGGGCGTGGTGATCGGCGAGACAGCGGAAATCGGCGACGACGTCACGATCTATCATGGCGTTACCCTCGGCGGAGTCAGTCTGGAAAAGAAAAAACGGCACCCGACGGTGGCCGATAACGCGGTGATCGGCTCTGGAGCCAAGGTGCTCGGGCCGTTCACGGTCGGCGCCGGCAGCAAGATCGGCTCCAATTCGGTGGTGGTCAAGGAAGTGCCGGCCAACGCCACGGTGGTCGGCATCCCCGGCCGGGTGGTCATGGCGGCGGAGAGACCGAAGGAGAAATCCGACTTTGAGCATGGCACCCTGCCCGACCCGGAAGCAAAGGCCATCTCCTGCCTGTTCGAGCAGCTGCGGGAGCTCGAACGCAAGTACAGCGAACTGGCAACCGATCACGCGGCGCTGAAACGCGAGATCGAAAAGAAGGACTAG
- a CDS encoding helix-turn-helix domain-containing protein, with protein MEPERTESEKFLTVDDIAKLLQVNKQFAYRLLDSGELPYYQFGKIKRVMREDWQAFLSSKRRTGQGGPDHGTGDDEGGAD; from the coding sequence GTGGAACCAGAACGCACAGAGAGTGAAAAGTTTTTGACCGTAGATGATATTGCCAAGCTCCTCCAGGTAAACAAGCAGTTTGCCTATCGGTTGCTCGATAGTGGCGAACTGCCCTATTACCAATTCGGCAAGATTAAGAGAGTGATGAGGGAAGATTGGCAGGCGTTTCTGTCTTCGAAACGAAGAACGGGACAAGGAGGGCCGGATCATGGCACTGGAGACGATGAGGGTGGAGCTGACTGA
- a CDS encoding DUF6178 family protein, with amino-acid sequence MGNGNNPRDKVVSLASARQAKGSGADFATLPLAEQLDHLRRQPAGRQLKLITRAPRPKELARNIPEQELYWLVKEVGEADAGELLELASPEQRTFILDMELWERGVFSAANAYRWLGHLLDAGESVVTEQLPELDPELLVLALKQEISVGGGIGELASDDERTADWDHSFDNIYFITFKNPRHARTIGAFLDIAYRTNHGLYLELMEGIKGEIGSELEELALQFRTGRLADLGFPDLEAARSIYGRLDPASFTLSGEKKLVGGGSTGPILQLPSLPGPADSLLNRAMSHAGDEGVSQELAYLAGCALVADDAALHERAAGEEIFRRVHGYLNIALEYLAGNDIARAATILVDEPLKRLFQLGFSIVLGLRTAATGLASDDYATGKGLRGLRETPPRYYRAFDPDGIDDFREFNSMDDVRQVGKFLRTVAGT; translated from the coding sequence ATGGGAAACGGAAATAATCCCCGGGACAAGGTTGTCAGCCTGGCGTCAGCCCGGCAGGCAAAAGGGAGCGGTGCGGATTTCGCCACCCTCCCCCTGGCAGAGCAACTCGATCATTTGCGCCGCCAGCCGGCCGGCCGGCAGCTCAAGCTGATCACCCGCGCGCCGCGGCCAAAGGAACTGGCCCGGAACATCCCCGAGCAGGAGCTGTATTGGCTGGTCAAGGAGGTCGGCGAGGCGGACGCCGGCGAACTGCTCGAACTGGCGTCGCCGGAGCAGCGGACCTTCATCCTGGACATGGAACTGTGGGAACGGGGGGTCTTCTCCGCCGCCAATGCCTACCGCTGGCTTGGCCACCTGCTGGATGCCGGCGAAAGCGTGGTGACGGAGCAGCTCCCGGAATTGGACCCGGAGCTGTTGGTCCTGGCGCTCAAGCAGGAGATCAGCGTCGGCGGCGGCATCGGCGAGTTGGCAAGCGACGACGAGCGAACCGCCGACTGGGATCACTCCTTTGACAATATTTATTTCATCACCTTCAAGAATCCCCGTCATGCCCGGACAATCGGGGCCTTTCTCGACATTGCCTATCGCACCAATCACGGGCTTTACCTGGAGCTGATGGAAGGGATCAAAGGGGAGATCGGCAGCGAACTGGAGGAACTGGCGCTCCAGTTCCGTACCGGGCGCCTCGCCGACCTCGGATTTCCGGACCTGGAAGCGGCGCGAAGCATATACGGTCGCCTCGACCCGGCCAGCTTCACCCTGAGCGGCGAAAAAAAACTGGTCGGCGGCGGGAGTACCGGCCCCATCCTGCAGCTGCCGTCGCTGCCGGGCCCGGCCGACTCCCTGCTGAACCGGGCGATGTCACATGCCGGCGACGAAGGGGTGAGCCAGGAACTGGCCTACCTTGCCGGCTGCGCCCTGGTAGCAGACGACGCCGCCCTCCACGAGCGGGCAGCCGGGGAGGAGATCTTCCGGCGGGTCCACGGCTATCTGAACATCGCCCTGGAATACCTGGCCGGCAACGACATTGCCCGGGCCGCCACTATCCTGGTCGACGAACCGCTGAAGCGGCTCTTCCAGCTCGGTTTCAGCATCGTTCTCGGGCTGCGCACGGCAGCGACGGGGCTCGCCAGCGACGATTACGCCACCGGCAAGGGGCTGCGCGGCCTCAGGGAAACCCCTCCCCGCTACTATCGGGCCTTTGACCCCGACGGCATCGACGATTTTCGCGAATTCAACAGCATGGACGACGTCCGGCAGGTCGGCAAATTTCTCCGCACCGTCGCCGGCACGTGA
- the mtaB gene encoding tRNA (N(6)-L-threonylcarbamoyladenosine(37)-C(2))-methylthiotransferase MtaB, with protein sequence MEKVAITTLGCKINQFESAAICESLDREGFQLVPFEEAADIYVINTCTVTARTDAESRRLVRRALRRNPAARVVVTGCYAQVAPEELSVLPGVTLVVGNSEKRGLVELLKEASPAQVHVTDISRERTAAGLILESFAEHTRAFLQVQNGCDAFCSYCIVPYARGRNRSVPPDEALAGVRSFAGRGFQEVVLTGIHLGSYGTDLEPPTSLLALLEAIERQQLVPRLRIGSVEPNEVSDDLIAWLARSTTACPHLHLPLQSGDDRVLARMNRHYSAVSFRGVVTRLVAALPDICIGCDVIVGFPGETEEEFAATRTLVEELPIAYLHVFPYSRRPGTPAAGMAGQVDGAVIRRRAAELRDVAERKKRAYYERFVGRELAVLVQDGSDGVVTGLSRNYIPVTFAGEPTLINREVAVRATGMTTDGMMGVIAG encoded by the coding sequence ATGGAAAAAGTTGCCATAACCACGCTCGGTTGCAAGATCAACCAGTTCGAATCGGCCGCCATCTGCGAAAGCCTGGACCGGGAAGGGTTCCAGCTGGTTCCCTTCGAGGAGGCCGCCGATATCTACGTGATCAATACCTGTACGGTTACCGCCAGAACCGACGCGGAATCACGGCGGCTCGTCCGCCGGGCGCTCCGCCGCAATCCGGCCGCTCGGGTGGTCGTGACCGGCTGCTATGCCCAGGTGGCGCCGGAAGAACTCAGCGTCTTGCCGGGGGTGACGCTGGTGGTCGGAAACAGTGAAAAGCGGGGGCTGGTCGAGCTGCTGAAGGAAGCCTCGCCGGCTCAGGTGCACGTTACCGACATTTCCCGGGAGCGGACCGCCGCGGGGTTGATCCTCGAAAGCTTCGCCGAACATACCCGGGCCTTCCTCCAGGTCCAGAACGGCTGTGATGCCTTCTGCTCCTACTGCATCGTCCCATATGCCCGGGGACGAAACCGGAGCGTGCCGCCCGACGAGGCGCTTGCGGGGGTACGGAGCTTTGCCGGCCGCGGCTTCCAGGAGGTGGTGCTGACCGGCATCCACCTCGGCAGCTACGGGACCGATCTCGAACCGCCGACCTCGCTGCTGGCGCTTCTGGAGGCGATTGAACGGCAGCAGCTCGTGCCGCGGCTGCGGATTGGCTCGGTGGAGCCGAACGAAGTGAGCGACGATCTGATCGCTTGGCTTGCCCGTTCCACCACGGCCTGTCCCCACCTCCACCTCCCCCTGCAGAGCGGGGACGACCGGGTGCTGGCGCGGATGAACCGGCACTATTCGGCGGTCTCTTTCCGGGGTGTGGTGACCAGGCTGGTGGCAGCGTTGCCGGACATCTGCATCGGTTGCGACGTGATCGTCGGTTTTCCCGGCGAGACCGAGGAGGAATTTGCCGCTACCCGGACCTTGGTCGAAGAACTTCCCATCGCCTACCTCCATGTCTTTCCCTATTCCCGCCGCCCCGGTACGCCGGCAGCCGGGATGGCGGGGCAGGTGGATGGGGCGGTTATCCGCCGCCGGGCCGCCGAGCTGCGTGACGTGGCGGAACGGAAAAAACGCGCCTATTACGAGCGCTTTGTCGGTCGCGAGCTGGCGGTGCTGGTGCAGGACGGTAGCGATGGCGTTGTGACTGGGTTGTCGCGCAATTACATTCCCGTCACGTTTGCCGGCGAGCCGACGCTGATCAACCGGGAGGTGGCGGTGAGGGCCACCGGGATGACCACGGACGGGATGATGGGCGTTATTGCAGGGTGA